AATTCTCACAAtagaaagtgaaaaaaaatgatCGTGAACGTCATACCTCTGATATTTCTTTATATAATGTAGATAATTCCTTCGAACGATGATTGTTTTATTCATCTTAGCACTCTGGCAAGTGCCAGCCAAGATGCGGCCCCTGATAGAAACGTTTCCAGTGAAAGAGCATTTCTTATCAATGTAGGTCCCTGTAAGATACAGTAAGCACAGGAAGCCATCGTATCAGCCAATACAACACTGCACGTGCCCAATACTGAGACAAGAAATGAAGAGTACAACCATGCTCAATTTGGAGTAGAACTATGAACCGAACTTTAGAAATCccaaaaaacataagcatttcaAGTGATTGATTTGAAATTCGAGTTATTTCACGGAACAACACTCATATATCAAGATCATAATGGTACCTAAACTTTCTATTAGAACTTAGAAGTCAACCCGCCACAATAGTCTTTGTCTGCTTAATTCTTCTAATTCAAAGGTAGTTGTGTATACGCTAATCAACCACATTGTTGCATACCCTGAAGACTTCAAAAATGCAAATCATCTATAAAATGGGCAATGCTAATGCAACATTACACAGACACCGTGTTCTAATCAATCCGGTTACAACTAATCAATCATACTAAAACGCtttaaattcattcattgcataaCTTGAAATACTATACATATACAAGATAGTAAGATACAAAAGTAGAAGGAAGATCGAGAGAGATGAGGGTGGGAAGGGGTGTAAGTTCTAATGAGAGCTGAACACTTGTATCATCTTTAGTTTGGAGACGTGAGGATATAAGAAATTGGAATTAACTAAGGTTGTAAGTTGATAAGGATTTTGTATAATTGGAGTTTCAACTAAAACAGTCACGATAGTGTTATAACACTTATAATGGATGTGAATGATAGGTTTTCTCGGTGATAAGGTTAGAATGATTAGGATTGTATAATGGGAAGAGTCCTAATCAATGATCATCGTATACAGATTAAAACAAGGGGTCCCTGCGCTCACTCAAACACACGCAAACGTAAAGAATACTCAGATCTCATTCATTGAGCGATTGCATCTAGTTGAGGAGAGTGGCAGAAGATTCCTAGTTCCCAAGAGATGTCTTCTTCAGGTAAGTGGTTACTTATGGTACTGTGATTAATCTATTCCACTGATTTTATTTACAATCATCTtacatttggtatcaaagcttTCACATACCAATTAACCCTAAGAAGAAAGCATCAAGAATTCTTTTGTGTTGCAGATTAAAGAActgatatatatattatacagaGAAGGATGTCTATGAACACATGACAACTAAAGCTGTCTGTGTTGACGAAAGTGTTATCAATACCAATATATATACATCAGTAATGGCACTAGGATTTGAAACATAGACACTGATCATCTAAAGAAGTTCAGTTGTTTATGTCTTGGATTCGAAGTGGCATAACACTTCATATATCAACGTGTGAATCAAGTCAGTTTATAAATCATAAAGGTTTCTATTCATGACTACAGAAAACTCATACATTGGATATGAAGGTGGTATGATTAAGAGAATTACTCACATACTTCTCAATATAAAATTGTTGAGTCTGTGAAATAAAGATGGGGATTAAAGATTAATACTTTCATTATATATGAATACAGCCATGAACCCAAGttccatgaacctcaacacagTTGAACATCTCACCGGTGTCAACTATAAGAAGTGGAAACAAGATTTGGAGATACTTTTGGGTGTCATAGATATGGATTTAGAGCTGAGAACGGAAGAACCACCAATGCCAAATGAAGGATGCACTTCGAGCCAAAGATCCAAGCATGAAAAATGGGAGAAATCAAACAGAATATGCCTCATGATAATCAAGAGGGCCATGACTGATGTAGTTCGTGGAGGCTTCCGAGATGCAACTAATGCAAAGGAGTTCATGAAATCGATCGaagagaagaacaaagaatctgaaaagacaaaaactGGGAACTTGATGAACTCACTGACAACCATCAAATACGATGGTGAAAGGAATGTCCGTGAATACATTCTCAAGGTTATCGACATTGCTGGGAAGCTTAGAACACTCGACATAcccatttctgaaacatttttGGTCCATGTCATCATGAATTCCTTGCCTAGTTCTTATACTCAGTTGAAAGTATCCTATAATGCACTGCAAGCAAAGTGGGATGTCAATGAATTAATATCTATATGTGTGGGTGAGGAAGTGAGGATTAAGAAGGAAAAGGCTGAAAAGGAGAAGGGTGAGTCGGTGAATTTTGTTCAAGGTTATGCAAAGAATGCCAATAACTATAACTCAGATACTGCCAAAAGGAATTCTTCCAGAAACATTCCTCCCTCTAAAAGGACCTTCAAAGTTAATAACTCATCAGTTTTTAAGTGTTATTTTTGCAAAAAGACAGGCCATATGAAGAGAAATTATCCTAAATACAAGTCATGGATTGCCAAACAAGAGGCAAATAaaggtaaaaataaattttcaaatgtttttgcTTGTTTTAAGTCCAATTTGATTGATACACCTAGCAATGCTTGGTGGCTTGATTCCGGCTCTTCTATTCATGTTACAAATTCATTGCAGGACTTCATAACAAAGAGAACACCAAATAAGGATGAAGTCAAGGTTTCAGTTGGCAATGGAAGAAGAGTTGAAGTCAAGGCACTAGGAACTGTTAgattaaaattagattttggtttttgCTTAGAGCTAGAAAACGTGGTCTATGTACCTTCCATGAGAAGGAAATTGGTTTCCGTTTATTgggattttattttactttaaatAATATTGGCTTCAATGTTTTTTATAAATCTTCTCATATCGGCACTGGTTTTCTATGTGACGGTATGTTtaaattcaaaaccaatttgATTGAAAGTGTCTTTAATGTTGAAAAGGAagtcaaaattttgacaaattcttcaaatctttGGCATAGGAGACTCGGCCACATATCAAAACAAAGAATggaacttttggttaaaagTGACATCTTGCCTCCATTGAATTTcaatgattttgatttttgcaTTGAATGTGTTAAGGGAAAAATGGTTAATAAACGTAAAGAGGGTTCAACTAGGAGTAAGCAGCTCCTAGAAATAATCCATACAGACATATGTGGTCCATTCCCTACACAAACAATCGAaggaaataaatattttatcacTTTCATTGACGATTATTCTAGATATTGCTACATATATTTGATCCCAGAAAAATCAAAAGCCTTGGAAgtgtttaaaatttataaaactgaagttgaaaaccatttggaaaagaaaattaaaatcataaggTCTAATAGAGGTGGAGAATATTATGGCAGATATACACAAAATGGTAGGCATCCAGGACCATTTGCCTTGTTTTTACAAGACAATGGAATAGTGGCTCAATACACCACCCCAGGCACACCCGAGCAGAATGGGGTTGCAGAGAGAAGGAATAGAACCCTAATGGATATGGTAAGAAGCATGATTTGTAGGGTTCACTTGCCTAAATATTTATGGGGAGACGCAGTAAAACTACAAATTATTTGTTGAATAGAGTTCCTTCAAAAGCAGTAGAAAACACTCCATCTGAATTATGGACTGGAAGAAGACCGAGCTTGAATCATTTACACATCTGGGGATGTAAAGCAGAAGCCAAAATTTACAACCCCAGTAGTGTTAAACTTGATCCCAAGACAATTAGTTGTTACTTCATTGGTTATGCCGAGAGATCAAAAGGGTTTAGATTCTACTGTTCTAGCAATCAAGGTCCGAAAATTGTTGAGACACGGAAAGCAATATTTATGGAGTATAATCTGGACGATGATTCTGGGACAAATGATAATGATTTTGTGTTTGAAGAGGAAATAGACATTGACACTACTATAGAACATGCAAAGACTTCTTATCTCGAGGCACCAACAATGGCAAGTGAGTTTTCAAATCACATGCATAATGACACGGATGCAAGTGAATTTTCAAACCACATGCATAATGACATGGATGCAATTgaatttccaatgcacatgcaTGATGACACAAATGAAGTTGAAGGGAACATGAATTCTGAGCAAGGAAATAATGTGGGAGCCATACCACCGATTGATAATACCAATGATGTCAATGAGCCTATGGACACCGAAGCATTAAACATGCAAACACAACAAGGGCAAGAGGGTGGCATAGTTGAAAATCAACCAATGGCTCTAAGGAAATCAACTAGGGTAAGGAAATCAACCGCCTTAGAAGATTTTGTGTACATGACTGAAGCAGCAGCCAACGACATTGATTTGTCAGAATTCGATGATCCCAAAACTTTTAAAGAAGCAGTCTCAAATATAAATGCTACCAAATGGATAGAAGCAATGGAAAATGAACTGGGATCAATGAAAAATAACGAAGTCTGGGAGCTTGTAGAGAAAACAGAAAACATGAAGCCAATAGGTTGCAAATGGTTATTCAAGACTAAAAGAGATTCGAAGGGAAACGTAGAGAGGCAAAAAGCGAGACTTGTAGCAAAAGGGTTTACTCAGAGAGAGGGAATTGATTATAAAGAGACCTTCAGTCCTGTTTCAACAAAAGATGAATTTAGAGTTATTATGGCTATCGTTGCACATTTTGATGTAATCTTGCACCAAATGGACGTCAAGACAGCGTTCTTAAATGGTGACTTGGAAGAATGCATCTACATGAAGCAACCAGAGGGATTCATAGAAGAAGGGAATGAAAATTCAGTTTGTAGATTGAAAAAGTCAAtctatgggttaaaacaagcaTCGAGACAATGGTATCTCAAGTTTCATAGAGTTGTTAAAGTGAATGGCTTTGTTGAGAATTCTTCTGATAACTGCATATACTTGAGGATCAGTGGGAGTAGCTTCATAATATTGGTTCTTTATATGGATGACATACTACTTGCAACGAACACAACTAGCTTATTGGATGAAACCAAGAAATTGCTGCAAGAAaactttgaaatgaaagaccttggagaAGCTTCATATGTTCTCGgtattaaaattaaaagagaTAGGAAGAATGGAATGCTGGGGTTATCGCAAAAGGGTTACATTGACAAGGTTTTAAAAAGATTCAACATGGCTTCTTGTGGCACTGCTGAAATGCCAATTTCAAAGGGTGACAAATTAAGCAAAGAACAATGTCCCAAGAATGAGTTGGAAAGAAGAAACATGGAAGGCAAACCATATGCCTCTCTTGTTGGAAGCTTAATGTATGCACAAGTGTGCACAAGACCTGATCTTGCTTTCACAATCAGTGTTCTTGGGAGGTTTCAATCAGACGCAGGAGAGACTCACTAGAATGCAGCCAAGAGGGTATTGAGGTATCTTCAAAGAACCAAGGAACATATGCTTATTTACAGGGAAACTGGTGAGCTTGTTTTAGAAGGGTATAGTGATTCAAATTTTGCTGAATGTCCAGATGACCTTAAGTCTACTTCGGGTTATATTTTCACTATGGCAGGTGGTGCAGTTTCGTGGAGAAGTGTGAAGCAGGCAACAGTGGCAGCCTCTACCATGGTGGCTGAATATCTCTCATGTTGTGAAACTTTCAATCAAGCTATTttgttgaaaattttcattggaGGACTTAATGTTGTGGATTCTATTTCGAGACCAATTCAAATTTATTATGATAATAATGCAGCTATTTTCTTCAGCAAGAACAACAAAAGATCATCTGCAACGAGGAATTTAGATATCAAATATTTGATTGCTCGAGAGAAAGTGATGGCAGGTTTGGTGAAGATTGATTACTTAGAGACCAGTTCTATGATTGCAGATCCTTTAAACAAAGCACTTCCAATTGTGGTTTTCAAGAAGCATGTTGCAAAGATGGGTCTGTTAGCTAGTTTTGATGATGTTAATTAGTGGGAGCAAGTAAATCTTCGAACGTGTTTTGTTATCAGTCACTAGTTCACATGACTGGTATTTTTGAATAAGTATTAATAAAGTTTTCTTCATTGATAGGGTTTCCCCACTACTGAAGTCTTAAAGTTGTGAGGTTGTTTCAAAGTTTTCCCTCTAGATGCACAGCTTTAGTTATGACAGTATGTGTATATTTTATTATGCATAAGGGTTTTGACAATGTTATGATTGTCAGTAGGGCAAACAACCAAAGGGTTTCAATATGAAACTTTAAGATGAATTGATCTATCGATTCTTAAGGGGACCAAGTGAAGGATGTGAGAAACTATACATCTACAGACACATTTTACACAAATTTTTGCATCTTGTGGGAGTTCAATGTGTTAGTTAGATTTGTGAAAGTAATTATGGGGATATTGTTCGACGAAATGAACATGTTACCCTTTAGTTCTTCATGAATACTAATTGATGACCTGAACTTGTATTCGTGATTCAAGTTGGTGCTGATCTCGTGGCCATTTAAGAATAGCTTCACATAACGCCAGCTACTATTGAATCAAGTGTTAGCtctagtgggagaatgtaagttcTAATGAGAGATGAACACTTGTATCATCTTTAGTTTGGAGACGTGAGGATATAAGAGATTGGAATTAACTAACGTTGTAAGCTGATAAGGATTTTGTGTAATTGGAGTTTCAGCTAAAACAGTCACGATAGTGTTAAAACACTTATAATGGATGTGAATGATAGGTTTTCTCGGTGATAAGGTTAGAATGATTGGGATTGCATAATGGGAAGAGTCATAATCAATGATCATCGTATACAGTTTAAAACAAGGGGTCCTTGCGCTCACTCAAACACACGCAAACGTAAAGAATACTCAGATCCCATTCATTGAGCGATTGCATCCAGTTGAGGAGAGCTGCAGAAGATTCCTAGTTCCCAAGAGATGTCTTCTTCAGGTAAGTGGTTACTTATGGTACTGTGATTAATCTATTCCGCTGATTTTATTTACAATCATCTTACAAGGGGACCTTCAATGGCATCCCTGGGGTCTTGAAACCGAGCCCAACGCTCTTCCAGAACCGGTTGCCGCCCTTTCCGGGTCTCTTTCCCTTCCCCGATTTCTTCGAGCTGGTTAATAAATTCGATTACAGtagaacaaaaaatataaatataaatataaataaaacccaaatgcaAATGCATAATTaagcaaaacaaatttaaaacaaacaaatcttAATCCCaacaagaaaattgaaatttatttgATTAACCGGTTACCTGATGAACACTTTGGGCTGCTTCAGAAACGCCTTCTCAGTCTGCAACCAAAAATGTCAAAAATATCAAATAGAACGACTGCTTGAAAGATATAAACGACAACATTTTGGACACAGTAACAACTAGCAGGTATAGAAGAAAAGAACCGACCTGTACTGCCATGATTGATAGCTCGAGAGGAGTCCAGGTGTTAGCAGAGGAGGCGATTCAACGTTTCACAAAACCCTACCCCTCTTACGTTGGCGCTCCGCACGCGTGTTTGTATTAGCATGTATCTTTTAAAGAAGGCGCGAATTGAGTGAGTTCGGGCCGACTCCCACTCTGCCAGCCTTTGTTTCCGTTTCTTTTTTTTCGATGAGagaatttcaagtttatttttattacgAGCATATTACTACTCTAAGCTACATTTACCAGTTACttgtttgaaaaaaatatattcactAGATTAATTTACTACTTGTGGGAGATTTTGTCAAATATCGTAGTGCCGTTCATGCATACAATTAATTGTATGTTCACGACAGATGATAAGTGCAACCAAGTAGCCCGGTGTAAAGTTCTTATCCGTTAGCCCATCAGGTTGGACAAAGATCCTCTCTGAATCTCACTATCCAGAGTCCAAGGACCAAACAATCCGAACCattcaaattaaatttgacAGTCCTCAAAAACTCATTCCATCGGCTCGGCTCATAGAAATCAAGTACTTCGATCTCTCTGGCACACAAACCAAGGGTCCATATTTCGTGGTCCTTAGCCTACGAACACTAAGGTCCATAGAGGATCCAAATTCCGTCAGGTTAGTCCAATATGGTGAGGAATGGAAATTAACAAAGCATCTATCTGCCTTCTCTGGATCAAAACTCCATGGAGAACTAGGCATTAATTAGCAAAGACGAAATTCTGTTTCACGAATTTTATGTAACACTATGATATTACATCCGACCAAAAACTATATCTCAATACTATCTCCACAACTCGAAAGAAATTTTTCCAGTCTCGCATGAAGTGAAAAACAAGAAGCAATCTGtgttgaaaaaacaaaagccATACTTAATGATTGTGCTAAAAAAAAACCGATCACTTTTTCACGACAATGAATAACGTTGCTTGAACTGTCCGATCATAACTACTCCGTCTGCATTGAAGAAATGAGATACTAGTTATAAACATCGGAAAATCAAAGAACGCAGATAAGGAGtacaagaaagaaaagaaaacggaTTTAGATTTTCATCTACATCGTTGTCACCTTTTGGCGTTTTGAAGTTGGAGGATCTGGTTCAGAATCACTACGCTGATGGGATGACCCAACATTGGACGTTTCAGCCTGCAAAACAGAGTCATCTTTTTGTTCTTTATCACTTTTTAAACCGATCGGTAACATTTTGTTTCAGCCTAACATCAAGATTTACAACTTAATGTGCAGGTATGCTTTGTTTGGCCATTCACGAGAACGAGGGCACTGAATGTTGGCGTAAAATGCCATGGAAATGATGACTGGTGTAGAAAACGTACCCTGGTGGAAGAATCTTGGGCCATTCTGTGCTCAGAAGAATTTCCTGGCTCTCCCCCTGTGGCTTGAGATATGAATGGCATGATTTGGTGAagtaaatttgacaaaaatattccTTCATCGGTGGCCCTTGGCTCTGCTTCCGGTGCAGCTACACCACCACTAGATGTCCTTGCCTGATCTGGTACAGAACCTGCAATCACTCCCTCAGCACTGCCATCTTCTACATGAAGTTCACCATTCGGAAAGAGGGTCCTTATAAACTGTAATATACTGCTTGGGACCTGTCTCTCAGAGTCTTGGCTGTTTGGGGTTCCACCAGCTGATAAAATATTGATACTGACACTTCGTGAGATAGATGGCCGTCTGACATTGGGAGCTGATCCTGCAGGAAAAAGCCACTAATGAATACACTCAACCAATGACAGCAACTTAACCACCATGGTTAACTACATTAGAAGAGATGAAAAACTCAAATCCAGTCCTTGGATGAGCTACTGCCTAACTCAATTCTTGTGCGTAAGACCTTGGACGAGCTATGTGTTATTATTTGTTGAACTAATCTTTTCTTTAGATGCTACTTCACAAATTACGTAGTACAGCAAATTAAGACACATGCATTATCTAAAttaaaagaacaaaatattTGAGAAACTTCTGGCACCACCACAGAGAACAAATTGTCCTCTCTTGGCACTGCCAACGAGTATATTACCATCTCTTGCAGAATCTGCAGCAGAAGAATCTGCAGCATTTTGCTGTTCTGCTGCAGATTCAGAAGACTGCTGATCAGTATGGAGATTGGCAGGGTGATGATCTCTAGACGCTGGAGTTACTCGTTCACTACTCACATTCCCTGAAGCTACATGCTGAAACCTTCCAAGCAGTGGATAGTATAACCCTCCCGAAATACCAGAAGAATCTGATGGTTGGCGACTGAGGGAAGCAGGGACTGTTGCAACCATGGTCCTCATTGGCACTATCCTTACAGCCGGATCTCCAGCAAAAGCTGAACCACCTGGGACCCTTGAAGTGGCTTGATTAGTAGGATCTTCACCACCAGAACTTGTTGCTGGGTTTCTTTGCCCTGACGGCTGATGAGTCTCCCCATTTTCCTCTCGAGTGGCATTGGGTGTGGTTGCTGACGAACCTTATGGATAAAATGAATAATTCTTAAAGTTAACTTCTACTTAAGCATTAAATAAAAGTAAACCAAACGACGGAAATAACCTGGGAATAAATACTTAAAGGTACCTCTTCGTATTTGTATATCAATACGCCTTGGAAGAAAACCGGTACCAAGTCCACTACCAAGACCAGAACCAGGCTGCACAGCTCCCATGGGGATGGCACCAAAGTTCGTTCCAGATTGGAAAGGAAGAGGCTAGCCAAATATGATTCAATTCAGTCAGTACAAATAGAACTATTTTCAACAAGGTCTTAATTAAGTGTTTAGAAAGTTACAGTACCTGAACCATAATGGGATTAgggccagtaggggatatgaaaacAGCAGGTCCAGCATTAACCACCGCGTCAGACTGCATAAGTTGACCCAGATAAAAGTTTATAAGTCAGCAGAGATCTAAATGGACAAAATGACATGACAAGGACAATTCCAGGAAACACTACCGGTGCTTGACCCATTTGCAATGTCATGGTTGTACGACCAAGTTCAAGTAAAAAGGCACCTAGGTTATGAAATAAAGCTCCATTTCTCGATGCACTAGCTTGGGTGCTCAACCGTGCTGCCGGATCAGTCACATTCACTTGATTATCCAGTTGACTTGCAAATTGCTGCCAAGATGTAACATGAAAATTGCAAGGTCCTTTTGTTTAACATGATAAATCAAACAGCCAAAAGCTTGTAGCTAATATAGAATTACAGTAACTAGATTGTTCTACTTTAAACAATAAATTGCTCATTTGTGACAACTAATGGAAAATCAAGCTACCAGCACTACTTGTCAACTTGGAACACCAATATATATACTTGCAATAATATAGCGAAAAATTACAATGACACATGAGAACGCACAAGTAAGGATTCTCCAACT
This is a stretch of genomic DNA from Malus domestica chromosome 02, GDT2T_hap1. It encodes these proteins:
- the LOC103447408 gene encoding ubiquitin-like domain-containing protein CIP73 isoform X1; its protein translation is MGSNGTEHIPMDEQVEGSEATIEIKIKTLDSQTYTLRVDKQMPVPALKEQIASVTGVLSEQQRLICRGKVLKDDQLLSAYHVEDGHTLHLVLRQPIPPSPEGLPDHPGTNPASSTSRHVGPGVVIETFSMPVQGDGFAPEVNRIISAVLGSIGMPNIAGGSEGIEVREHGSQRPERTSGLGGMFDFSQFHSEQAATRGPSDRSNGTFIHSTSFPLGPHPPLVIPDSLTTLTQYLSHMRCEFEAIAHLTTGIDAGSNQAAATHRTEESSNSSSRSGTRQEGLPTPASLAEVMRSTRQLLAEQVGESLLQFASQLDNQVNVTDPAARLSTQASASRNGALFHNLGAFLLELGRTTMTLQMGQAPSDAVVNAGPAVFISPTGPNPIMVQPLPFQSGTNFGAIPMGAVQPGSGLGSGLGTGFLPRRIDIQIRRGSSATTPNATREENGETHQPSGQRNPATSSGGEDPTNQATSRVPGGSAFAGDPAVRIVPMRTMVATVPASLSRQPSDSSGISGGLYYPLLGRFQHVASGNVSSERVTPASRDHHPANLHTDQQSSESAAEQQNAADSSAADSARDGSAPNVRRPSISRSVSINILSAGGTPNSQDSERQVPSSILQFIRTLFPNGELHVEDGSAEGVIAGSVPDQARTSSGGVAAPEAEPRATDEGIFLSNLLHQIMPFISQATGGEPGNSSEHRMAQDSSTRAETSNVGSSHQRSDSEPDPPTSKRQKTE
- the LOC103447408 gene encoding ubiquitin-like domain-containing protein CIP73 isoform X2, whose amino-acid sequence is MGSNGTEHIPMDEQVEGSEATIEIKIKTLDSQTYTLRVDKQMPVPALKEQIASVTGVLSEQQRLICRGKVLKDDQLLSAYHVEDGHTLHLVLRQPIPPSPEGLPDHPGTNPASSTSRHVGPGVVIETFSMPVQGDGFAPEVNRIISAVLGSIGMPNIAGGSEGIEVREHGSQRPERTSGLGGMFDFSQFHSEQAATRGPSDRSNGTFIHSTSFPLGPHPPLVIPDSLTTLTQYLSHMRCEFEAIGIDAGSNQAAATHRTEESSNSSSRSGTRQEGLPTPASLAEVMRSTRQLLAEQVGESLLQFASQLDNQVNVTDPAARLSTQASASRNGALFHNLGAFLLELGRTTMTLQMGQAPSDAVVNAGPAVFISPTGPNPIMVQPLPFQSGTNFGAIPMGAVQPGSGLGSGLGTGFLPRRIDIQIRRGSSATTPNATREENGETHQPSGQRNPATSSGGEDPTNQATSRVPGGSAFAGDPAVRIVPMRTMVATVPASLSRQPSDSSGISGGLYYPLLGRFQHVASGNVSSERVTPASRDHHPANLHTDQQSSESAAEQQNAADSSAADSARDGSAPNVRRPSISRSVSINILSAGGTPNSQDSERQVPSSILQFIRTLFPNGELHVEDGSAEGVIAGSVPDQARTSSGGVAAPEAEPRATDEGIFLSNLLHQIMPFISQATGGEPGNSSEHRMAQDSSTRAETSNVGSSHQRSDSEPDPPTSKRQKTE